A genome region from Camelina sativa cultivar DH55 chromosome 10, Cs, whole genome shotgun sequence includes the following:
- the LOC104718009 gene encoding ubiquitin carboxyl-terminal hydrolase MINDY-1-like produces the protein MAIYHSPPASPKSDPPPPAEEMKKTNQESQLKKKNETPRQVFYKTKEIVYRGRSKRIILQDKNGPCPLISICNVLILREEMNLGLGIVDVSQDDLLNHVADVLCERNDYECIDVELLRRLADGINVDINFESIKGFVVTPELALFATLGIPLYHGWIVDPQDSEIATAIGGRTYDALMTELTALDTQTVKAPSCKSSEECSVDFPVSVTASAEHGRLGKGDIEEEEALLRALTLSEKEAPGFDTHRDSNEAEEAVSKSSDVNGLTQKEGEVIKTFLKDNASQLTWDGLFNLEDELNEDELCVLYRNDHFSTMIKHGEKLFTLVSDQGYLMEQDLVWERLSQINGDSVFMTGNFYVFNRDSCTSRKWDQHHAITKTENVIPGINSEDSDDDDLDLQVAKELQRQIWAGETGSEVPVTTLKHISSSLQRLKEFLIWQMENPVI, from the exons ATGGCGATCTATCATTCTCCTCCTGCTTCTCCGAAATCGGATCCTCCTCCTCCCGcggaagagatgaagaagacgaatcaGGAATCgcaactgaagaagaagaacgaaacTCCGAGGCAAGTCTTTTACAAGACGAAGGAGATTGTGTATCGTGGACGATCGAAGCGTATCATTCTCCAAGACAAGAACGGACCATGTCCTCTCATTTCCATTT gTAATGTTCTTATCTTGAGAGAAGAAATGAATCTAGGTCTTGGCATTGTTGATGTATCTCAAGATGATTTGCTGAATCATGTGGCCGACGTACTCTGTGAA AGAAATGATTATGAGTGTATTGATGTTGAGCTCCTCAGACGCCTTGCTGATGGAATAAATGTCGATATTAATTTCGAGAg CATTAAGGGTTTTGTGGTTACACCTGAGCTTGCTTTATTTgcaacacttggtattcctttgtATCATGGATGGATAGTTGATCCTCAG GATTCGGAAATCGCTACTGCAATTGGAGGCAGAACTTATGATGCTTTGATGACTGAGCTTACTGCCTTGGATACACAAACTGTTAAGGCTCCAAGCTGTAAAAGTAGTGAGGAATGCTCTGTTGATTTTCCTGTGTCGGTTACTGCGTCTGCAGAGCATG GTAGATTGGGAAAGGgagatattgaagaagaagaagccttgtTAAGAGCCTTGACATTATCTGAAAAGGAAGCGCCTGGTTTTGATACTCACAGAGACTCAAATGAAGCAGAGGAGGCTGTGTCTAAATCCTCAGATGTAAATGGGCTCACGCAAAAAGAGG GTGAAGTGATCAAAACATTCTTGAAAGATAATGCCAGTCAGTTAACATGGGATGG GCTCTTTAACTTGGAAGATGAGCTTAACGAAGATGAACTTTGTGTCTTGTACCGCAACGATCACTTCTCTACCATGATAAAG CATGGTGAAAAACTCTTTACTTTGGTTTCTGATCAAGGCTATCTGATGGAGCAAGACTTGGTTTGGGAGAGATTAAGTCAG ATCAATGGCGACTCTGTCTTCATGACTGGTAACTTCTATGTCTTCAACCGTGACAGTTGCACAAGCCGAAAATGGGATCAACATCACGCAATTACTAAAACTGAG AATGTTATCCCCGGAATCAACAGTGaagacagtgatgatgatga TCTGGATCTTCAAGTGGCGAAGGAGTTGCAACGTCAAATTTGGGCTGGAGAGACTGGATCAGAG GTACCAGTAACAACCCTCAAGCACATATCTTCTTCATTACAAAGATTGAAAGAATTCCTAATATGGCAAATGGAGAATCCTGTAATATAA